In the genome of Carnobacterium pleistocenium FTR1, one region contains:
- the flgB gene encoding flagellar basal body rod protein FlgB, translating to MSDPTYNLMKNALDAASMRQEMISSNIANVNTDGYKVNKVAFESILENVSNGTALNKTDDLHMGFESLTDVTPVVSKRTNTSVKENGNNVDIDIEMAEEASNSIYYNGLVTQLNAKYAMLRSVITK from the coding sequence ATGAGTGACCCTACTTATAATTTGATGAAAAATGCATTAGATGCAGCATCAATGAGACAAGAAATGATTTCAAGTAATATTGCTAATGTGAATACGGATGGTTATAAAGTAAACAAAGTAGCCTTCGAAAGTATTTTAGAAAATGTTTCAAACGGTACCGCATTAAATAAAACAGATGATTTACATATGGGTTTCGAAAGTTTAACTGATGTGACGCCAGTTGTGTCAAAAAGAACCAATACGTCAGTAAAAGAGAATGGCAACAATGTTGATATCGATATCGAAATGGCTGAAGAAGCTAGCAATAGCATTTATTACAATGGGTTAGTGACGCAATTAAACGCTAAGTATGCTATGTTGCGTAGTGTAATTACGAAGTAG
- the fliS gene encoding flagellar export chaperone FliS, whose protein sequence is MYQKNGSAIYKENQILNASPKKLIVLLYEGCIKNLKLAELHIAEKNIEKTGQALIKAQNIIAELMNTLNFEKGGEVAENLYRMYEYLASELIKANVSKNAEDVKRSRELVKELRDAWIEMD, encoded by the coding sequence ATGTATCAAAAAAATGGATCAGCGATTTACAAAGAGAATCAGATTTTAAATGCATCGCCAAAAAAATTGATTGTCCTTTTATACGAGGGTTGCATCAAAAATTTGAAATTGGCTGAATTACATATCGCTGAAAAAAATATTGAAAAAACAGGTCAGGCTTTGATCAAAGCACAAAACATCATTGCTGAATTAATGAATACGTTAAACTTTGAAAAAGGTGGAGAGGTCGCAGAAAATCTATACCGGATGTATGAGTACCTCGCTAGCGAATTGATTAAAGCGAATGTATCGAAAAATGCAGAGGATGTAAAACGTAGCCGTGAATTGGTAAAAGAATTACGCGATGCTTGGATTGAAATGGACTAA
- the fliG gene encoding flagellar motor switch protein FliG: MSEVDGLKKAAILLISLGSETSAKIMKNLPDRYIQKVSYEIANIDQVNPEERDSVINEFIEMSQAREYMIEGGIDYAKNLLNKAIGPQRAKEIIDMLNQIQLRERPFNIARKADPQQLINLLLNEQPQTVALILCYMQPEKAAVILSEFPIEMQSQIAERIGTITSTSPAIIEKIEKVIENKFFTYIENDLESVGGVRTLVEILNSVGRSTEKNIISVLEKRQPELAEEIKASLFTFEDIITLEKGDVQKVLRDVNNDDLALALKGVSDEIKSFIYTNLSIRAVETLKEDLQFMGPIRLSAVEEAQQRIVTVIRRLDEKGEIYLRRGDQDSIIS, from the coding sequence ATGAGTGAAGTAGATGGGTTAAAAAAAGCGGCTATATTACTGATATCGTTAGGCTCGGAAACATCAGCCAAGATCATGAAAAATTTACCGGATAGGTACATTCAAAAAGTGAGTTATGAAATAGCCAATATTGATCAGGTGAATCCAGAAGAACGAGATTCAGTTATCAATGAATTTATCGAGATGTCTCAAGCAAGAGAATACATGATTGAAGGCGGAATCGACTACGCTAAAAATTTATTGAATAAAGCAATCGGTCCTCAAAGAGCTAAAGAAATCATTGATATGTTGAATCAAATTCAATTGCGAGAACGTCCCTTTAATATTGCCCGCAAAGCCGATCCGCAACAGCTGATCAATTTATTATTAAACGAGCAACCGCAAACAGTCGCTTTGATTTTGTGCTACATGCAGCCGGAAAAAGCAGCGGTGATTTTGTCTGAATTCCCGATTGAAATGCAGTCGCAAATTGCTGAACGAATCGGAACGATCACAAGTACATCTCCAGCTATTATTGAGAAAATTGAAAAGGTTATTGAAAACAAATTCTTCACGTACATTGAAAATGATTTGGAATCCGTCGGTGGCGTTCGTACATTGGTTGAAATCTTGAATTCTGTTGGCAGAAGTACCGAGAAAAATATCATTAGTGTATTGGAAAAAAGACAACCCGAATTGGCTGAGGAAATCAAAGCTAGTCTGTTCACCTTTGAAGACATTATTACGCTTGAAAAAGGCGATGTCCAAAAAGTTCTTAGAGACGTTAATAATGATGACTTGGCATTGGCTCTTAAAGGAGTATCGGATGAAATCAAGAGCTTCATTTATACCAACCTCTCCATTCGTGCAGTTGAGACGCTTAAAGAAGATCTTCAATTTATGGGACCTATTCGCTTATCAGCCGTTGAAGAAGCTCAACAACGTATTGTGACCGTGATTCGTCGCTTAGATGAAAAAGGCGAGATCTACTTGAGAAGAGGCGATCAAGATTCTATTATCTCATAA
- the fliF gene encoding flagellar basal-body MS-ring/collar protein FliF, which translates to MDGIKKIWTGIKDGWTNLGKNKRIGLVLVLFLVISIVTGLTYYTQKVEYATLFSDLEEADAGTIVNDIKTKGIAYKLEDNGTTILIDQAQVDTYRIELAVNDLLPKSTTGFEIFDETSMMATDEDRKIMYQRAVTGELEQSISALDFIEEAKVLLSLPEDSVFTNEENQSKASASVVLTPLSGTQVPVSAIQGIASLISGAVDNLPKENIKIVDTAGNLLSAALEDEANLNATDLVSKYQAITKSYEEELEQKLLQTLAPIYGIDKLTIAVNADMNFDSNESEIINYGDSSVRSETVSAGGQTIDVEEGEGFDNSINQVQSGEDGGTAAYDRTTNYELNSETTNTIKAPGEVEKLSASVIFDGNLSPDDQASLEAIVATTIGTIEERADVVTVQGIDFAAVEATEEAETEPLNSSIRDMLLRYWPYLVGGAVLLSLLIFIILLMRRRSDDDELDFFDEEEPEPVARPVRPAQPTADQIAAKERAEMKKELNKNMSVKENTVRDYAKESPEGAADLIKIWMKDK; encoded by the coding sequence ATGGATGGAATAAAGAAAATTTGGACGGGAATTAAGGACGGTTGGACTAATCTTGGCAAAAACAAACGAATCGGACTGGTTTTGGTTCTTTTTCTTGTCATCAGTATAGTAACCGGCCTAACTTACTACACACAAAAAGTAGAGTATGCCACACTCTTCTCAGATTTAGAAGAAGCAGATGCAGGTACGATTGTAAATGATATTAAAACAAAAGGGATCGCTTATAAGTTAGAAGATAATGGAACAACCATTCTCATTGATCAAGCCCAGGTTGATACATATAGAATTGAATTAGCCGTAAATGATCTTCTGCCAAAAAGTACGACTGGTTTTGAAATTTTTGATGAAACCAGTATGATGGCCACGGATGAAGATCGTAAAATCATGTATCAAAGAGCAGTCACAGGAGAATTGGAGCAGTCCATCTCGGCGCTTGACTTCATTGAAGAGGCAAAAGTACTGTTATCGCTACCCGAAGACAGTGTTTTTACAAATGAAGAAAATCAATCAAAAGCTTCAGCTTCTGTCGTATTAACTCCGCTAAGTGGGACTCAAGTTCCTGTTTCGGCTATTCAAGGAATCGCGTCATTGATTTCTGGAGCAGTCGATAATTTGCCCAAAGAAAACATTAAAATTGTCGATACAGCCGGCAATTTATTAAGCGCGGCGTTAGAAGATGAAGCAAACTTAAATGCGACCGATCTGGTCAGTAAATACCAAGCAATTACCAAAAGTTATGAAGAAGAATTGGAACAAAAGTTGCTTCAAACGCTAGCTCCCATCTATGGAATCGATAAATTGACTATTGCCGTAAATGCCGACATGAATTTCGACTCCAATGAAAGTGAAATCATCAATTACGGTGACTCTTCTGTCCGTAGTGAAACCGTTTCTGCAGGCGGGCAGACTATTGATGTTGAAGAAGGAGAAGGGTTCGACAACAGTATCAACCAAGTACAAAGCGGGGAAGATGGCGGCACTGCTGCCTATGACCGAACCACGAATTATGAACTGAATTCAGAAACCACGAACACGATTAAAGCCCCTGGGGAAGTAGAAAAACTAAGCGCTTCCGTTATTTTTGACGGCAATTTAAGTCCGGATGACCAAGCATCCTTAGAAGCTATCGTGGCCACTACTATTGGTACCATTGAGGAACGCGCCGATGTAGTCACCGTACAAGGAATCGATTTCGCTGCTGTTGAAGCAACCGAAGAGGCAGAAACAGAACCATTGAATAGCAGTATCCGAGATATGCTTTTACGTTATTGGCCTTACCTAGTGGGAGGAGCCGTTCTTTTAAGTCTGTTGATTTTCATCATTCTTTTGATGCGTAGACGCTCAGATGACGATGAATTGGATTTCTTTGATGAGGAAGAACCAGAACCAGTCGCAAGACCGGTACGACCCGCTCAACCTACAGCGGATCAAATAGCAGCAAAAGAAAGAGCTGAAATGAAAAAAGAACTAAATAAAAATATGTCCGTAAAAGAAAATACCGTTAGAGATTATGCTAAAGAAAGTCCAGAAGGCGCAGCTGATTTGATTAAAATTTGGATGAAAGATAAGTAG
- the flgL gene encoding flagellar hook-associated protein FlgL, with protein sequence MRVTDSLMSKNFLRNLSANTENVMKYQNQLSTLKEVSKPSDDPLKVSKILDLNNSIIQNDQYKTTINDAIQWTNVQDSALSSATESMQRIKTLIQSSANDTLSHTDRQANKAEIESEIRGTVDALNTNFGGRYVFAGMNTTEKPFEVTSVDGEITGITYHDGVLDDNASGNLSREIAPGVLVELNTDGRNFMNEQNTEGTDNLGTFFSEVLTALDSDNTEKLSSLLGRADQEIENIVSNRAKTGSIYNRLNATLERNDSEKLNLKTMLSENQDIDLAEKYMEYTMESTAYQAALSMGTKILQTSILDYL encoded by the coding sequence ATGCGGGTAACTGATTCGTTAATGTCGAAAAACTTTTTACGCAATCTTTCGGCTAATACAGAAAACGTCATGAAATACCAAAATCAATTGTCTACGTTAAAAGAAGTCAGCAAACCATCTGATGATCCTTTGAAAGTATCAAAAATTTTAGATTTAAACAACTCAATTATTCAAAATGATCAATATAAAACAACCATCAACGATGCCATTCAATGGACAAATGTACAAGATTCTGCATTGAGCAGTGCAACAGAATCGATGCAGCGAATCAAAACCTTGATTCAATCTTCAGCTAATGATACGCTTAGCCATACCGATCGCCAAGCCAATAAAGCCGAGATTGAATCTGAAATCAGAGGGACTGTTGATGCATTAAATACTAATTTTGGCGGACGATATGTCTTTGCTGGTATGAATACAACAGAAAAGCCGTTTGAAGTAACTAGTGTAGACGGTGAAATCACGGGTATTACTTATCATGATGGAGTACTCGATGATAATGCAAGTGGCAATTTGTCACGCGAAATTGCACCAGGTGTTTTAGTTGAACTGAATACAGATGGCCGTAATTTTATGAACGAACAAAATACGGAGGGAACAGATAATTTAGGTACCTTCTTTTCTGAGGTGTTGACTGCTTTAGACTCAGATAATACAGAAAAACTATCCAGCTTATTAGGCAGAGCTGATCAAGAAATCGAAAATATAGTTTCTAATCGCGCAAAAACAGGCTCTATCTATAATCGTTTGAATGCAACATTAGAACGTAACGATAGTGAAAAGTTAAACCTAAAAACAATGTTATCTGAAAATCAAGATATTGATTTAGCAGAAAAATACATGGAGTATACGATGGAATCAACGGCCTATCAAGCTGCTTTATCAATGGGAACAAAAATATTGCAAACTAGCATACTGGACTATCTATAA
- the fliE gene encoding flagellar hook-basal body complex protein FliE, whose protein sequence is MNVDALLSNLVNGPVQPDLTSGLNASKDEAAGSLSSFSGMLENAMTSLNDQQVAADQGVQGLITGDTDNLHNVMIQTSEAQLSLEMALQLRNKGLEAYNEIKNMQF, encoded by the coding sequence ATGAATGTAGACGCACTTCTTAGCAACTTAGTAAATGGTCCTGTCCAACCAGATTTAACCAGTGGACTAAATGCCTCAAAAGATGAAGCAGCAGGTAGCTTATCCTCATTTTCAGGAATGTTAGAAAACGCAATGACTTCATTAAATGACCAACAAGTAGCAGCGGATCAAGGTGTGCAAGGCTTGATCACTGGAGACACAGATAATCTACATAATGTAATGATCCAAACGTCCGAGGCACAATTGTCATTAGAAATGGCCTTGCAATTAAGAAACAAAGGTCTGGAAGCGTATAACGAAATAAAAAATATGCAATTTTAA
- a CDS encoding flagellar protein FlaG: MDIIQPIPKSLQIRPLESSLIHQSDRQYSHTEEMSDVEERQEPIIDSEITKEEIEQTVEKVNHFLIGLKTQFDYKIHEDTGRTVVRLIDKQTEEVIKEIPPERMLDILASIWDSAGILLDRKE; encoded by the coding sequence ATGGATATCATACAGCCTATCCCTAAATCTCTTCAGATTCGTCCCCTTGAATCGAGTCTGATTCATCAATCCGATAGACAATATTCACACACAGAAGAAATGTCAGATGTAGAAGAAAGACAAGAGCCAATTATTGATTCTGAAATTACCAAAGAAGAAATAGAGCAAACGGTCGAAAAAGTTAACCATTTTTTAATAGGGTTAAAAACGCAATTTGATTATAAAATCCATGAAGATACTGGCAGAACAGTTGTCAGGTTGATTGATAAACAAACAGAAGAAGTAATAAAAGAAATTCCACCAGAAAGAATGCTCGATATATTAGCAAGTATTTGGGATTCAGCAGGAATTTTATTGGATCGAAAGGAATGA
- the flgM gene encoding flagellar biosynthesis anti-sigma factor FlgM, whose protein sequence is MKIGNNGYNQYVNTVRQNQENAHSKGLAKTNVSETVNEESVTVNISDAAKQLAKAKATDNAAMTPNVESIKKAVLNGTYNVSPEKIASGMIQAMNNQREFIE, encoded by the coding sequence ATGAAAATAGGAAATAATGGCTATAATCAATATGTTAATACTGTCCGTCAAAACCAAGAGAATGCTCACAGCAAAGGATTAGCTAAGACAAATGTGAGTGAAACAGTTAATGAAGAATCCGTAACAGTCAATATATCTGATGCAGCTAAACAACTTGCAAAAGCTAAAGCAACTGACAACGCAGCGATGACACCAAATGTAGAATCTATTAAAAAAGCTGTATTGAATGGCACTTATAATGTGTCACCTGAAAAAATTGCGAGTGGCATGATACAAGCAATGAACAATCAAAGAGAGTTCATAGAGTAA
- a CDS encoding flagellar motor switch protein, whose translation MSKKARALNTLIQFKTVLMDEKNALIKNDSAKVKALVEQKQTFLDRLPTLTTDGLKKEDLIGVVEEIKNLQQTNLVLTQQVISYQEMMMKAISTGVKKGSSTYSKRGDYSAAQQANLIDQSL comes from the coding sequence ATGAGTAAAAAAGCGAGAGCACTCAATACGCTAATCCAATTTAAAACCGTATTAATGGATGAAAAAAACGCGCTGATCAAAAATGACAGTGCGAAAGTAAAAGCACTTGTAGAACAAAAACAGACCTTTTTAGATAGACTTCCCACTTTAACGACTGATGGGTTGAAAAAAGAAGACCTGATCGGAGTGGTTGAAGAGATCAAAAACCTACAACAAACCAATTTGGTTCTAACGCAGCAAGTCATCAGTTACCAAGAAATGATGATGAAAGCTATTAGTACAGGGGTCAAAAAAGGTAGCTCTACTTACTCCAAACGGGGAGATTACAGTGCCGCACAACAAGCCAATCTAATTGATCAATCCCTATAA
- the fliD gene encoding flagellar filament capping protein FliD produces MAGSISFLGSYSGIDTATIDSLIEAESGKLVQYSNKQTGITAEKNAWKDINTRLDSLYSKLGTLEKDETFQSKTTTSSDATKVAITAGTNSVASNYSIEVTQLATSNQAISGMFTLPEGGTIDGSLGLIGTFTGISQSTRTEVEGESTIGNFEISIAAEDSLKDIVGKINENSKESGIEAKIVDNHIVMTDSKMGERTMMFGGVSTDDEGIENGSMAESLGFSLVDDAYKGGQSAELTIDGIAITRDTNSITDAVEDLTIELKGLTEASKPVAIGIKEDTSTTVKAFQAFVDQYNSTLSFIGDQLDVGDPSAEGNSTGALVGDSSLMRLQSSLRSLMSQNVNSGNDAYNNLESIGISVDRFGAATLDSDKLKTALADDPTAVKKMLFQTTSIDAISTDEAGVLTTVTTETEVGMAQKMRSLVDTYISDETGIIATKSNTYDKSLKDLSSSITKFNERLEKKRENYVAMFTRLDSAMMEAESQLAYLQSQFSTTE; encoded by the coding sequence ATGGCTGGTAGTATTAGTTTTTTAGGCTCTTATTCAGGGATTGATACGGCAACAATTGATTCATTGATTGAAGCTGAATCTGGTAAGCTTGTTCAGTACTCAAATAAACAAACAGGCATTACAGCAGAGAAAAATGCTTGGAAAGACATCAATACACGCTTAGATAGTTTGTATTCTAAGCTAGGTACTCTTGAAAAAGACGAGACTTTTCAATCAAAAACGACGACTTCAAGTGATGCAACTAAAGTTGCTATCACGGCAGGCACGAATTCAGTAGCGAGTAATTATAGTATTGAAGTAACTCAATTAGCGACTTCAAACCAAGCAATTTCAGGTATGTTTACGTTACCAGAGGGTGGAACAATTGATGGAAGTCTAGGATTGATTGGGACCTTTACTGGTATTAGTCAATCAACTCGTACTGAAGTAGAAGGTGAGTCGACTATTGGAAACTTTGAAATTAGTATTGCAGCAGAAGATAGCCTAAAAGATATTGTTGGAAAAATCAATGAAAATTCAAAGGAATCAGGAATAGAAGCAAAAATTGTGGATAACCATATTGTAATGACAGATAGTAAAATGGGCGAACGAACGATGATGTTTGGTGGTGTATCAACTGATGACGAAGGAATTGAAAATGGTAGTATGGCTGAATCATTAGGTTTTAGTCTTGTTGATGATGCTTATAAAGGTGGTCAATCAGCTGAACTTACGATAGATGGTATTGCCATTACACGCGATACGAATAGCATCACAGATGCTGTGGAAGATTTAACTATTGAACTAAAGGGTTTAACGGAAGCTTCGAAACCTGTTGCGATTGGCATCAAAGAAGATACTAGTACCACGGTTAAAGCATTTCAAGCGTTTGTGGATCAATACAATTCAACCTTATCTTTTATTGGCGATCAACTAGATGTTGGCGATCCTTCTGCTGAAGGCAATAGTACTGGAGCTTTAGTAGGGGACAGTTCTTTGATGCGGTTGCAATCTAGCCTACGTTCGTTAATGAGTCAAAATGTCAATTCGGGAAATGATGCATACAATAATTTAGAATCTATTGGAATTTCCGTAGACCGTTTTGGGGCTGCTACTTTAGATTCAGATAAATTAAAAACGGCTTTAGCAGATGATCCAACGGCTGTGAAGAAAATGCTGTTCCAAACCACTTCTATTGATGCAATAAGTACGGATGAGGCTGGTGTTTTAACGACGGTCACAACTGAAACTGAAGTGGGTATGGCGCAAAAAATGCGTTCATTAGTGGATACGTATATTTCAGATGAAACGGGTATTATTGCAACTAAATCGAACACCTATGATAAGTCATTAAAAGACCTCTCCAGCAGTATTACAAAATTCAATGAACGATTAGAGAAAAAACGTGAAAACTATGTGGCAATGTTTACTCGCTTAGACTCGGCTATGATGGAAGCAGAATCGCAATTAGCTTACTTGCAAAGCCAATTTAGCACAACTGAGTAA
- the flgC gene encoding flagellar basal body rod protein FlgC, whose product MSIFDSMQINASGLSLERLKLDTISTNIANANTTRTEDGEGPYLKKEVVFEESLKQVEASLAGQGTKKSFGVQPTEISENTEDIVMEYDPTHADANEEGYVQQSNVNMADEMVDMMTTLRTYDANVTAMNASKEMLSKALQITIG is encoded by the coding sequence ATGTCGATTTTTGATTCTATGCAGATAAATGCGAGTGGATTAAGTTTAGAACGATTGAAGTTAGATACGATCTCAACCAATATTGCGAATGCAAATACCACAAGAACAGAAGACGGAGAAGGTCCTTATTTAAAAAAAGAAGTGGTTTTTGAAGAGAGTTTAAAACAGGTTGAAGCATCTTTAGCTGGTCAAGGGACCAAAAAAAGTTTTGGGGTCCAACCAACTGAAATTAGTGAAAATACAGAAGATATCGTTATGGAATATGATCCAACGCATGCAGATGCCAATGAAGAAGGCTACGTTCAGCAGTCAAACGTAAATATGGCAGATGAAATGGTCGATATGATGACCACTTTGCGAACCTATGATGCCAATGTGACGGCTATGAATGCCAGCAAAGAAATGCTGTCAAAAGCCTTACAAATCACAATCGGTTAA
- a CDS encoding flagellin N-terminal helical domain-containing protein, with amino-acid sequence MRINTNTAAMNTYSNLTSANASKSNSLAKLSSGLRINKAGDDAAGLAISEKMKNQISGMTQASRNAQDGISLIQTAEGALGETHSILNRMRDLTVQSKNGTNTDEDTSAIQKEMDSLSSEIGRIAEDTQFNSKSLLNGGTEGSSFTFQIGANAGQEVGLDIKDMSTTGLGLSTSMSVGAKAALDLEKATEASDAATSAQTATAGNLTSATTNRTNAQAALDADPGNVTLTETRDATIIAEAEAKLLDDNAKEVKTTTTDTLTNATSYNTANSTNTELISVSKLKVANTVDTEGNVVGEKLTAADYDKVIETIDSAIKSVSEERANLGAVQNRLDHTVSNLATTKENLSEANSRITDVDMAEEMMSFTKSNILSQASTSMLAQANQMPQSVLSLLQ; translated from the coding sequence ATGAGAATTAATACAAATACAGCAGCAATGAATACTTACTCTAACCTTACTTCAGCTAACGCTTCAAAAAGTAACTCACTAGCTAAACTATCATCAGGTTTACGCATCAACAAAGCAGGAGATGACGCAGCAGGTTTAGCAATTTCAGAAAAAATGAAAAATCAAATTTCAGGTATGACTCAAGCTTCACGTAACGCACAAGATGGAATTTCATTAATCCAAACAGCTGAAGGTGCTTTAGGTGAAACACATAGTATCTTAAATCGTATGCGTGACTTGACAGTTCAATCTAAGAATGGCACTAATACAGATGAAGATACAAGCGCTATCCAAAAAGAAATGGACTCTCTTTCATCAGAAATCGGACGTATTGCTGAAGACACTCAATTTAACTCAAAATCTCTATTGAATGGTGGTACGGAAGGTTCAAGTTTTACTTTCCAAATTGGAGCTAATGCTGGGCAAGAAGTTGGTCTAGATATTAAAGACATGTCTACTACCGGTTTAGGATTATCTACTAGCATGTCAGTCGGAGCTAAAGCTGCTCTTGACTTAGAAAAAGCAACAGAAGCATCGGATGCAGCAACATCAGCACAAACTGCTACTGCGGGAAACTTGACTAGTGCAACAACAAACAGAACAAATGCACAAGCTGCTTTAGATGCAGATCCGGGTAATGTAACACTTACTGAAACTAGAGATGCAACGATTATAGCAGAAGCAGAGGCAAAGTTGTTAGATGATAATGCAAAAGAAGTTAAAACAACAACAACAGATACATTAACTAATGCAACAAGTTATAATACAGCTAATTCAACAAATACTGAATTAATAAGTGTAAGTAAATTGAAAGTTGCTAATACAGTTGATACTGAAGGAAATGTTGTAGGAGAAAAATTAACCGCTGCAGACTATGATAAAGTAATCGAAACAATCGATTCAGCAATTAAATCAGTCTCTGAAGAACGTGCTAACTTAGGTGCTGTTCAAAATCGTTTAGATCATACTGTTTCTAACTTAGCTACAACAAAAGAAAATTTATCTGAAGCTAACTCTCGTATTACTGACGTAGATATGGCTGAAGAAATGATGAGCTTCACTAAATCAAATATCCTTTCTCAAGCTTCAACTTCAATGTTGGCTCAAGCAAATCAAATGCCACAAAGTGTTCTTTCATTATTACAATAA
- the flgK gene encoding flagellar hook-associated protein FlgK has translation MSGLFGTLNNATKGLNVQQSALQTTSHNISNANTEGYSRQKVTMVADNPYTLGGIGQVGTGVRIASIDRIVDPYVNNQLRNENSSLEMYSQKSDVLGQLEGIFNEPSTTGLNNNLSEVFSSWTYLGSNPELATAKTMVAQNSETFTDTLHHMSNQIDNLHDGTVQDIEKNVLDFNSKVAQLDSLNNQIFNVTSQGQAPNDLLDQQDKLLKELTGIAGVEASYDKFNRVSITVGGQSVLTEDSIAELSVGTDPTDGQLSVDGEPIAITSGNIKGSQEALTEIDTKKQELNDLAFTFATAVNKIHSDGGTGADFFELGSGDDYAASIQVNQEILDDVSTINAGKNLSGVVSGDGTRAQAIASLQNTKLDYSSDQAGMTYDKDTMTLSIINSTKGSTVSGAYNDSVTQMGIVKQQSDNMVDSQGSLVSLLEARRDSVSGVSINEEVTNTITYQSAFEANSRIISVVSEMLDTLINRTGV, from the coding sequence ATGTCAGGTTTATTTGGAACATTAAACAATGCAACTAAAGGGTTGAATGTGCAGCAATCTGCTTTGCAGACAACCAGTCACAATATTTCAAATGCAAATACAGAAGGCTACTCTAGGCAAAAAGTTACAATGGTAGCAGACAATCCGTATACTCTTGGCGGAATCGGCCAAGTGGGTACAGGAGTTAGAATTGCGTCCATTGATCGAATCGTTGATCCGTATGTGAACAACCAATTGCGAAATGAAAACTCTTCTTTAGAAATGTATAGCCAAAAATCAGATGTCTTAGGTCAATTGGAAGGGATCTTTAATGAACCTTCAACAACTGGCTTAAATAATAATTTGAGCGAAGTCTTTTCTTCTTGGACTTATTTAGGCTCTAATCCTGAACTTGCAACGGCTAAAACAATGGTGGCTCAAAATTCTGAAACGTTTACTGATACTCTTCACCATATGTCAAATCAAATCGATAATCTACATGACGGTACAGTTCAAGATATTGAAAAAAATGTTTTAGATTTTAATTCAAAAGTAGCGCAATTAGATTCATTGAACAACCAAATTTTTAATGTAACGTCTCAAGGTCAAGCACCGAATGATTTATTAGACCAGCAAGATAAATTGTTAAAAGAATTAACAGGTATTGCTGGAGTTGAAGCCAGTTACGATAAATTTAACCGAGTAAGTATAACGGTTGGTGGACAATCCGTTCTAACCGAAGATTCAATAGCTGAGTTGAGTGTTGGAACAGACCCAACAGATGGTCAATTAAGTGTCGATGGAGAACCTATCGCTATTACATCTGGAAACATAAAGGGCTCGCAAGAAGCTTTAACAGAAATTGACACTAAAAAACAAGAACTAAATGATTTAGCTTTTACTTTTGCGACAGCTGTAAATAAAATACACAGTGACGGTGGAACAGGTGCTGATTTCTTTGAATTGGGATCAGGAGATGATTACGCCGCTTCTATTCAAGTGAATCAAGAAATTCTAGATGATGTTTCAACAATCAATGCAGGGAAAAATCTTTCTGGAGTTGTTAGTGGAGATGGTACACGTGCTCAAGCGATTGCTTCGTTGCAAAATACCAAACTAGATTACTCTAGTGACCAGGCTGGAATGACTTATGATAAAGACACTATGACATTGTCGATTATAAATTCAACAAAAGGTTCAACGGTTTCCGGTGCTTACAATGATAGTGTCACGCAAATGGGAATTGTGAAGCAACAATCGGATAACATGGTCGATAGTCAAGGAAGCTTAGTCAGTCTGCTTGAAGCCCGTAGAGATTCCGTTTCAGGTGTTTCAATCAATGAAGAGGTAACCAATACGATTACGTATCAAAGTGCTTTTGAAGCCAATTCTCGCATTATTTCAGTGGTTTCAGAAATGCTCGATACTTTGATCAACCGAACGGGGGTATAA